The genomic interval GGAGATCTTGTTTCAGCCTAGTGACAaggtctttttttaaaagtatttaccCTTGAGTACTTGTTGAGTGGTGTTTGTGGTCACTGAGAACCCATTATGTATTTTCCAGGTGTGGGATGATATGGAGACCTTGGTTTAATGCCCCAGTGACATCCATGATTCAGCAGCAAACCTCTAACAATATGCATCAGGTAAGTAgtcaaaaacatttgttaacaagaTGCTTTCAATATGACAAGATTTACCATCTGAGTATTATTATACCAGCAATATCTAATATCATTATTTTTGTCACTATctcatttatatttatggttGCCCCATTTTTAGAGATATGGTCTTGCTGTAGCTTTGGTATTGTGTTGCATGACTATAAGATTACAAACACACTGAAGTCTGTCTATTGCAATCCATCACATTGCACTTGGCACACAGACAAAATTAAGGGATGACACTGCTTAAAGAAATGATTACTTTATTAGTACACAGGGGAGGCTTCAACACCTTATGTAAAGGACAAACTAGTCAGGCTGTCACTGTGACTATAAAGCTGTTAAAGCATCAATAACTCCTATTGCTCCAGGCACCTCCATGATCTCAATACAGAGCAATGGACTGcaacatattattatacagtatttataaagtgccaacatattacgcagcgctttacaaagtccaaagtcatgtcactaacatggggctcacaatctaatgtccctacgatagtcatatgtctttaatacagtttaaggtcatttttagagggaagccaattacctagctgcatgtttttggaatgtggaaggaaaccggggtacccggaggaaacccacaccaacACGGGAAGAACCTCCATTTGCCAAAGTTGTTAACATGTTCCCCAgtgttgtttttataataatttataatgttacatttattataatatggaTAGATTAATattgtttacttgttttatttccttATGACTAAGAATTGTCTTTTATACTTTAGTTACATGTTTCAAATCAGAGGGCCAACAATGACAAAGCAAAGCTGCCAGACTTTCAGCACCCTGTTAAGTAAGTACATGCATATATACGTGACACTTGAAATTGAGACAACCCTAGCTGTTGTGGTATTCTTCAATACATTAATTTTTGGTTTCTCTGTATTAGGGCACTTTGCACTACTTTGAGCATATAGTATGATTCCAGTATGAATATATTTTGCTCTCTTTACCCatacagaatataaaacattctttttttgtttgattttaggaTATTCTGGCCCAAGTCCAAGTGTTTTGACTTTTTGTATCAGGATGCTGAGATGCTGTTGAGGAACTTCCCTGTTCAGGCTACCATTTCCTTGTATGAGGAATCAGACAGCAGTGCTTCCGAAGATGAAGAGGTCACTGATGAATAAACCCatttaatgtataatgttgtaGTTAGAATTGTATAGTCAATTGTAAGTAAAACTAAACAATTAAAACTCACCGGCAATGATGAACAGATGATGATGAATGCTCAATTAAAAACTTCAAGCATCATCTTTAATTAGACAGTAAACCACTAGCTAGGAAAATTTCCAAAAGTGCTAAAGTCAATGCATTCACTCATTTTTCTCCAAATTAAATAATTCAGGGCAGAAATATGGGAGCTTCCTTTACTGACCATCCCTATGATttccatattattatattttcatcaCTGCTTTGTGAAACACTGACCTGCAACAAATCTGCAAAATCACATACTCAATATGTGTATTCTTCTGGGTCAGAATCAGAGAATGCATTGAGTCCAagtgttttgattttttgtatCAGGATGCTGTTGAGAAACTTCCCTCTTCAGGCTACTATTTTCTAGTATGAGGAATCAGACAACAGTGCTTCTGAAGATGAAGATGACCCATGAATGGGTTTATACATCAATGACAGCATCAGTGAATGCTAATGAGCTATTACCATGTGCCATGTTTTTTGGTTTAGAAGTCCAAAGCCTGtggagaaaaacattaaaatatgtaaactgtGTTGTCTGTCTACATTTCAAAGCTtcgttttacatttttaatgggtATGTTTTATACAAACCTTGACAAATTAAAGAGAATGGAGCACTCCAGAAAAGCAGTCAGATTTACAGTTACTTAAAAATCAGGGTTCTGATGAAAATTTTccccataaaaaaatgttttgtaatataccAAGACTCATTGCTATAATTTACTGGAATTATAAGTTTGGGGTACTAtattgtctgtatttctttatgaAGGAATTATGGatatttgttttagtaaaaaccttggaaataaaaaatgtttgatttatgaATGTCACAAATACTGTTGACCGGTTTTATGGCTATGCAAACACCTTTACTTGCCAACACATTGTATGCAGCTGGTCCACAGCAAGCACTTTCTGCCTTAATTGCAAATGTAAATactaatttatttcatttgtattttttatatgctgtaagatattatttataataaaataataaatggttaaGTCTACCTGTTATCTTTACATCTTATAACTAAGGAAGGGTGTCACACTTGGGAAGATGGAGCCtatagggggtgctatggcttgcatgggattggtgtgagccctgagaagggccaagggtCTAAGCGTcaatcaggtcttctccagagcctctagtggtgaggatgttgcgctgctggttactgccaggttgcagtctgtgggcacaccaggatgggcaggatgaaacatggtaccaaatcacaaatcATTAAACAGAAGAACTGTCATAGAAgcccagggtcaaggcaggcagcaagcaagacaggtcaggtcacaagccagggggtcaaataccagggatccaggaaatagagacTAGTAACAGGGGgaccaccacagacacagggaacacaggagacactggaagcaataggagggacaggtgacacaggaacaaccactgacagagaggaacactggaacagcacaagggaactggctgggaaacaagaAGTTACACAGGAGCTAGACCGGAAAAGCACTGAATCAACCAACAGGTGCAAAGAAAATGCTCAGCAGCACTAGTTGGCTCGGcagtagtggagacacgttgcaccaTCACTGAATGCTgcgtctgagctagctaaatagccaaatatgattaggaggctatttcctgattggccagtagGATGGGCGAAACcaataaaacttgggagagcaggcacgcccaaggtcagaactgcccacatgtgcaagaGAGAGGTTCTTGTACTTTAGTAGTAACAAAAGAGGAGTAAGAGCAGCCAAAGGAACTTGAAGAGAACCATCTTTACATATCCTTTTAttcataggacctgatttattaaaatacttaatTAGTGGAGAAattagactatcataggaaaacgtgggtaatccagcaaactggaaatgtatctggtccaggattacaaCATTTGTTAAATTGTGATAACTAAATGAGTCAGGACATTTCCAAAACAGCAGGTCCTGTGCACAGTGCTTGTGGAATATAGGGCTGAAAAAGCACAGATGATTTAGAAGTGACCATTCTCCATTGATTGATGACCCCCCTGAATGGTCTACTAAGCTGTTTCacaatttgccaaataatatttgGAGCAATGTGGTAAAAGGCCAGTGGAAGTCGCTTGCCAGGATTGTTTGCTTCTTTTGTTTACTTGTAAATGTTAATACCTGTTATCATACAGTTCATGTACAGACTTCATGTCTCTGCTAGCTGGGTGAGAAACCCCAGACTGGAGGATTATGGGTGATATACAAGGAGGGTTCCAGGAAGTACTGGCAGAATTGGTGCACATGGCCACCTATACAGAAGTGCTGGCTGCAGGTGGACTTTATGGTATCTCCCAGATCAGAGTAAGAAACTAACAGACAAGTGTTCCATATTCTTCCAGGGGGGTTTATTGATGCCCATGTCTTCCATGTTCCTATTAGGTCTGGTCACAGAGTTTTATCAGACCCCCATGTTAGTGTTATCTGTGCAGTGCAGAACAGATACAGGTCTGTGTATTTATGTGCATGTGAAGTGATTCAACTTGTAGTACTACTGGTGAATCTATCTGTATTAGGGTTTACATGCACCTACCAGTACTCTTAATAAAGTCTACATACAGCTGCCAGTACTCTGAATAGTTTTAGTCCCCTCTTACTCTGGGATCTTAGTTAGTATTAGTGTAGAGCTCCTTAATTAGAACAGGATAGAGTCAGGTTAGTCAACCATAGGCCCATAGGAGCTAGAGGTCCCATTGCAGCAGCAGGATAGAGACTCCTTAGGAACAGAGTGGCAGAGTAGATAGGTTGATAGTGAGTTCCAGTGTTACTGCTGACGTCTTCAGAGACAAGCTACTCTCTATTAGCTTTTCCAGTGCCTCTTGGAGGATCTCCCCATCACCAACACCCTGACTCAAAGGGTTTCCAGCAGATGCCACATATGTGCCCATCTTCAGGGGCCCCTGCAATCTGTATCTGGAGGTATATTTGCTGTGAACATGTATACCACTCCACCAGGACTCTTGCTAAGTTTATTTGCTCATATATTATTCCTGTGTGTATTCCAATGTTAATTGTTTATGCTCTTAATTACCATttactttataaacatatttctattttgtacatgcagatttattttaatgctggTATGGTATGTCCTGTGCAGAAGTGCTCCCAAACATCTCATTTAGATTACTGGTCAATTTCCCAGGAAAGGAATCTCCTCTGCTCTCAGGATCAGTCCTATCCTGGGTATAGGCAGTGCCAAATCCATTAACAAATTTactccacatagcgaaggctttAGTGCTCCCTGAAACCCACAGGTTTAGCGTTTTAACACTGTTTGGAGTGCGAATCAAtggggagaaaagaaagaggtttgaggctcataggtttttcatgcagAAAGttaagtgtattgattgattatttagtacataagtcatcaaatgcacatatacaaatattgtttttatctccatcctgttaattaaaaaaatatttgtatatgtgtatttgatgacttatgtactaaataatcaatcaatacacttaaCTTTctgcatgaaaaacctatgagcctcaaacctctttctttcctccccaTTCATTCATACTCAAATACTACATAGGGGTGGCTCAATATTACGAtacattcatatagtgaggaggaGTTAAACCCATTCTATACTGTTTGGAGTGCGTCATCTCATATAAATCCCTAAAAGAGGGCTACATAGGTAACTAccataaaaccaataaaatatataaatatgattccAGTATAAAAGTGTTTTGTGCTCCCCCCATATAGactaaaaaacattctttttttgtttaattttagcgTAAACCACTAGCTAGGGAAACTTCCAAAAGTACTGAAGTCAAGGCATCCTCTCGGTTTTCACCAAATTTAAAAATTCAGGACAGAAATATGGGAGCTTCCTTTACTGACCATCCTCATGAgtgccatatttttttattttcatcactGCTTTGTGAAACACTGATCTGGGACAAACCTGCAAAATCAAATACTCACTATGGGTATTCCTCTGGGCCCACATCAGAGAAGCACTGAACACATTGTGCTAATGAGCTATTAACATGTGCCATGTGTTTTGGTTTGGCAATCAGAAGCCTGTGGACAAAAAGCCTTAAAGGGATAAACTGTCATGTAAACTGTGTTGCCTGTCCAAAATTTCAAAGCTTCATTTTATGTTTTGACTGCATGCTTAACACAGAGCTTAACAAATAAGAGAATGGAGCACTCCAGAAAAGTGGTCAGCTTTACTGTTCCTTAAAATCAGGATTctgatgaaatacatttttttattttacattacaaaaagttttgtaatatacAAAGACTGATTAGTATCATCAGCTGGAATGACAGTTtgatgtactgttttttttttgcatttctttcttaAAGAAATATGGatatttgttttagtaaaaaccTTGGAAATAAGAAATGTCTGATTTATGAATGTCACAAATACTGTCGACCCATTCTACAAAGTGCTCATGTGTGCAACTATACCAgctaaagaaaaacatatattgctTAATTTAACAGCACCTCATGTTATATTACAGTCTTCCACTTTTGGAACACAGCTATCTTTTATTCTATGGCTATGCAAACACCTTTACATACCTACACATTGTATGCAGCTGGTCCACAGCAAGTACTTTCTGCCCTAATTGCAAAtgttatttctaatttatttgaattgtattttttttatggtgtaagatattatttataataaaattaaatggttAAGTCTACTCATTCTCTTTGTATCTTATCATTTAATAAGGGTATAAAAATGTTAGTAGTGACAAAAGCAGTCAATGCAACTTGAAGATAACCCTATAAATTAACTATTtataaggtctgatttattaaagctcttcattaGTAGATTAAATCAACTATCATTGGAAATCCTGGATAATCCagtaaaccaggaatggatctagtccaggtgAAAAGTGTTTGTGGAGTTTGGGGCTGAGTAGCCCCAGATGATTTAGAAGTGCCCATGCCCTATTGAGTTCTGAAAACGTCTTCAGTGGGCATGTGAAagtcagaactggaccatggagcaatagaAGGTGGTCTGGTCTAATAACTcacatttatgtttaaattgtaGATGGCTGGGTATGTGTATGTCAAGCACTTTCTGtcttatttgtaaatgtatatattatttttttaataaattgaataaagacTGATTGGTCAGAGGTAATGAAACCTTTCTTGGATAAGAGGACCTGAGCAAACTTCTATGATGAGAAGggaaattaatttatttaccaACGATTAGCCCAAGGATTTCAATTTACCCTCCATGTTAGAAATATAATGCCTGCTGAGTATCAGTAGTAATATAGGCTGTCAATAAGGGCAAAAATATGTTATCAAACTAGTTCTAAGAAGAACTTAAGACACTTTGGAAGTACAATAAGGCCCTGTATGTGGAAGCAATTAGAGATACAGTATAAATATGAAAAGTATGATAAATTGGCAATATTATAAATGTggtttatatatgatatatacattttattgtaaatttaatatattttgatttaaataaatgtccTGTTTGGATAGCATGaaagtgcttgtgtgtttgaaatatatatatatatatatatatatatatatattcttgcacaaaaacaatattaagtgTATTGCCACACACATAAATTTAgtataatatgcatttaaaattgaatatataatatagataataaactacagaaaattatttctaaatacatGCAGTCCATAAAATATACAGTGTTGTATAGCAGACTTGTCATGAAAGCAGCGGGAGGCAGGGCTCTCTCTCAGCCATTTGCCCCAGCACGTGTTCTGCTGCCCATTCACACCTTTCCATGTGTACACTCAGCCCTATTGACACCTTTATGGCTCCCCCTCCTCTAATGGGCAGGACCTTCATGGGGCAGGCGTCAGGATAAAATGACAGGGCCTCAGACACTGTCAAGACAGCACATTGGAGGAGCAGGAACATAGTCGGCCAGAATCACAATGGAATTCCATCAGGCAGAACAGAGGAGAGCTGGGAACCCTTCTGATTCTTCCAGGTATGGAAGGTCTAGCTTCACCAATACATTGCAAATTCAAACTATTTTAATCCATAGCATGGGAGATGAACAGATATAATATATCAGTCTGGGTTGTGTGATGATATGCTGTGTACACCATaacaatcaatatttaataatCAGCCGTATTGGCTGTCATTGTACAATTGGCATTAGTGTTAATGAGCTTTTATCTATTCAAACAGTTGCATTATATTAAATAGCTTAAACTAAAAGGTgtacatttatgtttaataacACCAGTATTAGTAATTGGTATTTTCAATAAGAAAGGTTAGGGCACCTTTTTGCCAGGCTAGTAATCTATGTATAAACTTTCCGGTTagattttatgtacattttttgggCACTTTATTTGCCTATGAAGGTTTTACTTTAGATGTTGAGACTGCTTCTGAGCATCTTGGACTGTCAGCACCCCCAGCACACTCAGATTAACACTCCACTGACTTTCCATAGTATTCCCCTTTACTGGTGCCTATGTAGCTACAGAAAAGGTTTCGAAGGAAGATCTTGGGTCAGCATAGACATTAGAAATTTGAAACTTTCTGAATTATAGAGCGCTTTGATAGGCTATAACAGATGGGGCTCCACCAGCAAAATAACTTCTGGAGTAGTCACCTTTTTTTAGGAAGTTTAAATTGCAGATTGCAAATAAGTAAactattgtttatataaataaaaaacactgcaataaatatttaatgtacttgATTTTGCGCATTTACCTGCAATTCTTTAGGTTAGTGACAATGTCTCTTTAGGGAGTATTTAAACTTGAGTGAGTTCTTGTTGAGTGGTGTTTGTGGTCACTGAGAACCCATTATGTATTTTCCAGGTGTGGGATGATATGGAGACCTTGGTTTAATACCCCAGTGACATCCATGATTCAGCAGCAAACCTCTAACAATATGCATCAGGTAAGTAGtcaaaaacatttgtgaacaagATGCTTTCAATATGACATTTACCATCTGAGTAATATTATACTTGCAATATCTCCTATTATCATTGTCACTATCCCTTCTATATTCATGGTTGCCCCATTTTTAGAGATATGGTCTTGCTGTAGCTTTGGTATTGTGTTGCATGACTATCAGATTATACACACATGTCTATTGCAATCCATCACATTGCACTTGGGACACAGACAAAATTGTGTGCTGACACTGCATAAAGAAATTATCACTTTATTAGTACACACGGGAAGGCTTTAACACCTTCTGTAAAGGAAACCAGTGGTGAGAACAATAAATTGGCTATTATTGTTCACATGTAACACAGCTCTTGCTGTTCAGACAAACTAGTCAGGCTGTCACCCAGACTATAAAGCTGTAAAAGCATCAAGAACTCCTATTTCTCCAGGCACATTCATGATCCAAATACAGAGCAATGCACTGTAACATATTTGCCGCAGTTCTCAACATGTTTCCCCATTATAATGTTCATATTTATAcgtctcattttttatttttacaattgttatccttgtttttaatataaataattataatgttacatttattgttgATGGattaatatttacttattttatttccttataaCTAAGAATTGTCTTTTATACTTTAGTTACATGTTTCAAATCGGGGAGCCAACAATGATAAAGCAAAGCTGCCAGACTTTCAGCACCCTGTAAAGTAAGTACATGCATATATAGGTGACACTTGAAATTGAGACAACCCTAGCAGTTGTGGTATTCTTCAATACATTAAAATTAGGTTTCTGTGTATTAGTGCACTTTGCACTACTTTGAGCATATAGTGTGATTTCAGTATGAAGATATTTTGCTCTTTCCCTATactataaaacattctttttttcaattttaggaTATTCTGGCCCAAGTCCAAGTGTTTTGACTTTTTGTACCAGGATGCTGAGATGCTGTTGATGAATTTCCCAGTTCAGGCTACCATTTCCTTGTATGAGGAATCAGACAGCAGTGCTTCCGAAGATGAAGATATCACTGATGATTAACAGGGATAATCATCCCCATGCCCTATTGATTTCTGGGCATttaactggaccatggagcaatagaaggtggcctggtctaataaatcacatttttgtttaaattgtggaTGACCGGGTATATGTATGTCAAGCACTTTCTGCCTTAATT from Pyxicephalus adspersus chromosome 4, UCB_Pads_2.0, whole genome shotgun sequence carries:
- the LOC140329799 gene encoding protein ripply2.1-like produces the protein MEFHQAEQRRAGNPSDSSRCGMIWRPWFNTPVTSMIQQQTSNNMHQLHVSNRGANNDKAKLPDFQHPVKIFWPKSKCFDFLYQDAEMLLMNFPVQATISLYEESDSSASEDEDITDD
- the LOC140329798 gene encoding protein ripply2.1-like is translated as MEFHQAEQRRAGNPSDPSRCGMIWRPWFNAPVTSMIQQQTSNNMHQLHVSNQRANNDKAKLPDFQHPVKIFWPKSKCFDFLYQDAEMLLRNFPVQATISLYEESDSSASEDEEVTDE